Proteins found in one Aethina tumida isolate Nest 87 chromosome 1, icAetTumi1.1, whole genome shotgun sequence genomic segment:
- the LOC109605049 gene encoding elongation of very long chain fatty acids protein AAEL008004: MATLAKFFENYLKEMGDPRVENWPLMKSPGGTLAIIGAYLALVYVVLPAYMKDRKPYSLKTVIYYYNLFQIAACSVLIYGISTSGWTTEYSFACQPVDYSERPIAVRMLTYVYYTFLLKLIELVETIFFLLRKKNNQVSNLHVYHHSSTAALAWIATKFIGGGMTTFAIILNSFIHILMYSYYWLSALGPHWQKKLAKWKPRLTMAQMIQFCILIVHSLSALQPSCTANKKILLLYLPNVVLIFYMFWNFYKVNYLKMKRKSV, from the exons ATGGCTACTCTGGCGaaatttttcgaaaattaCCTCAAGGAAATGGGAG atCCCCGAGTGGAGAACTGGCCGCTGATGAAATCGCCGGGCGGCACTCTGGCCATAATAGGCGCTTATCTGGCTCTGGTCTACGTGGTGCTGCCCGCCTACATGAAGGACCGCAAACCCTACAGCCTGAAGACCGTCATCTACTACTACAACTTATTCCAGATTGCGGCGTGTTCCGTCCTCATTTACGGG ATTTCAACCTCAGGATGGACAACAGAATACTCCTTCGCCTGCCAACCGGTGGACTACTCGGAACGACCCATTGCGGTGAGAATGCTCACCTACGTCTACTACACCTTCCTGCTGAAGCTGATCGAACTggttgaaacaatatttttcttgttgcGCAAGAAAAACAATCAAGTTTCCAACCTGCACGTGTACCACCACAGTTCGACCGCCGCCCTGGCTTGGATCGCCACCAAATTCATTGGAG GTGGAATGACGACGTTCGCCATCATTTTGAATTCCTTCATTCACATTCTGATGTACTCCTACTACTGGTTGTCGGCCCTTGGACCGCATTGGCAGAAGAAACTGGCCAAGTGGAAGCCCAGGCTCACTATGGCCCAAATG ATTCAGTTTTGTATTTTGATCGTGCACTCGTTGAGTGCGTTGCAACCTAGTTGTACTGccaataagaaaattttgctGCTCTATTTGCCAAACGTTGTACTGATCTTTTACATGTTTTGGAACTTTTACAAAGTCAACTATTTGAAAATGAAGAGGAAGTCCGTCTAA